In Sporosarcina sp. PTS2304, a genomic segment contains:
- the lepA gene encoding translation elongation factor 4, with protein MNQEQRTARQKNIRNFSIIAHIDHGKSTLADRILEQTETVSKRNLKSQTLDSMDLERERGITIKLNAVQLTYHAKNGEEYTFHLIDTPGHVDFTYEVSRSLAACEGAILVVDAAQGIEAQTLANVYLALDNDLEILPVINKIDLPAADPDKVKQEIEDVIGLDASEAVLASAKAGIGIEEILEQIVEKVPAPEGDPDAPLKALIFDSHYDQYKGVIVNIRIVEGKVKPGDKIRMMATGKEFEVLETGVFTPIISPREELTVGDVGFLSASIKNVGDTRVGDTITLVNDPAAEALPGYRRMNPMVFCGLYPIDTSKYNDLREALEKLELNDSALEYEAETSQALGFGYRCGFLGLLHMEIIQERIEREFKIDLITTAPSVIYKVNLTDGSSMNVDNPSMMPTAQKVDYVEEPYVKASIMVPNDYVGAVMELCQHKRGDFKTMDYMDSTRVNVIYELPLAEIVYDFFDQLKSSTKGYASLDYELIGYKRSKLVKMDILLNGETVDALSFIVHSDFSYERGKAIVEKLKSLIPRQQFEVPVQAAIGQKIVARSTIKSMGKNVLAKCYGGDISRKRKLLEKQKEGKKKMKQVGSVEVPQEAFMAVLKMDED; from the coding sequence ATGAATCAAGAGCAAAGAACAGCAAGACAGAAAAATATCCGAAACTTTTCGATTATCGCCCATATCGATCACGGGAAATCGACGTTGGCGGATCGTATTTTGGAACAAACTGAAACTGTAAGTAAACGTAATTTGAAATCACAAACATTGGACTCAATGGACTTGGAGCGCGAACGTGGCATTACGATTAAATTGAATGCCGTTCAGTTAACATACCATGCGAAAAATGGTGAAGAATATACGTTTCACTTAATCGATACACCAGGACACGTCGATTTTACGTATGAAGTGTCACGAAGTTTAGCTGCTTGTGAAGGAGCGATTCTCGTAGTAGACGCTGCACAAGGAATCGAAGCCCAAACATTAGCTAACGTTTATTTAGCATTGGATAATGATTTGGAAATTTTGCCGGTCATTAACAAAATTGACTTGCCGGCTGCAGATCCTGATAAAGTAAAACAAGAAATTGAAGACGTGATCGGCCTAGACGCTTCCGAAGCAGTGCTTGCTTCTGCAAAAGCGGGCATTGGAATCGAAGAAATTTTAGAACAAATTGTTGAAAAGGTACCTGCACCTGAAGGCGATCCGGATGCACCGTTAAAAGCATTAATATTTGATTCACACTATGATCAATATAAAGGTGTAATAGTAAATATTCGTATTGTGGAAGGTAAAGTTAAGCCTGGAGATAAAATCCGTATGATGGCAACAGGCAAAGAATTTGAAGTACTGGAGACGGGTGTCTTTACTCCAATCATTTCACCACGTGAAGAATTGACGGTAGGAGACGTTGGATTCTTATCTGCTTCTATTAAAAATGTAGGGGATACACGTGTAGGGGATACTATTACACTTGTAAATGATCCAGCTGCAGAAGCGTTGCCGGGTTATCGCCGGATGAATCCGATGGTGTTCTGCGGATTGTATCCAATTGATACGTCAAAATACAATGATTTACGTGAAGCACTTGAGAAGCTGGAGTTGAATGACTCTGCTTTAGAGTACGAAGCGGAAACATCACAAGCTCTCGGATTTGGTTACCGCTGTGGTTTCCTCGGCCTATTGCATATGGAAATCATCCAAGAGCGAATCGAACGTGAATTTAAAATTGATTTGATCACTACAGCACCAAGTGTTATTTATAAAGTGAATTTAACAGACGGCTCATCGATGAATGTTGATAATCCTTCTATGATGCCTACTGCTCAAAAAGTTGATTATGTAGAGGAGCCTTACGTCAAAGCTTCCATCATGGTGCCAAATGATTATGTTGGTGCGGTAATGGAGCTATGTCAACATAAGCGCGGCGATTTCAAAACGATGGACTACATGGACAGTACACGTGTCAACGTCATTTATGAATTACCGTTAGCTGAAATTGTCTATGACTTTTTCGATCAATTAAAATCAAGTACAAAAGGATATGCTTCTCTTGACTACGAGTTAATCGGCTATAAACGTTCGAAATTAGTCAAAATGGATATTTTATTAAATGGTGAAACGGTCGATGCGCTTAGCTTCATTGTTCATAGCGACTTCAGCTATGAGCGTGGGAAAGCAATTGTAGAGAAGTTAAAATCGCTAATTCCGAGACAACAATTCGAAGTGCCTGTTCAAGCAGCTATTGGACAAAAGATTGTAGCTCGCTCTACGATTAAGTCGATGGGGAAGAACGTCTTAGCGAAATGTTACGGTGGAGATATTTCTCGTAAACGTAAATTACTCGAAAAGCAAAAAGAAGGTAAGAAAAAGATGAAGCAAGTCGGTTCGGTAGAAGTGCCACAAGAGGCATTCATGGCTGTTTTGAAGATGGATGAAGATTAA
- the hemW gene encoding radical SAM family heme chaperone HemW has product MRGVYIHIPFCQQICHYCDFNKVFLKNQPVDQYIESIGKEFQFMQEAGHSFEEVETVFLGGGTPTALDIAQLDRLLTIIAQYIDVPTLREFTTEANPDDLSEGQLTVLKEKGVNRLSIGVQSFNDRLLHQIGRTHSNDDVERVISTARAVGFENISIDLMYALPTQTVKEWEETIDRALALNLPHYSAYSLIVEPKTVFYNRMAKGKLPLPGVDVEAEMFAMVIDRMNAANRIQYEISNFAMPDYPSFHNLIYWENAQYAGIGAGAHGYLGTQRYANVGPLRHYIDQLESGRLPIKETHTVTRAESMEEEMFLGLRKLEGVSIETFKQKFASPVEDIFGKPIENLQQQGLLEVTDDHLRLTRKGVFQGNYVFEQFLL; this is encoded by the coding sequence ATGCGGGGAGTGTATATCCATATACCGTTTTGCCAGCAAATTTGTCATTACTGTGATTTCAATAAAGTGTTTTTGAAAAATCAACCGGTCGATCAATACATTGAATCCATCGGGAAAGAATTTCAATTTATGCAAGAAGCAGGCCACTCATTCGAAGAAGTGGAAACTGTTTTTCTGGGCGGCGGTACACCGACTGCGTTAGATATAGCGCAATTGGATCGTTTATTGACGATTATCGCGCAGTATATTGACGTGCCGACATTGCGTGAGTTTACTACAGAAGCCAATCCTGACGATTTATCAGAAGGTCAATTGACGGTATTAAAAGAAAAAGGCGTCAACCGGCTTTCCATCGGAGTGCAGTCATTTAATGACCGGTTATTGCATCAAATCGGCAGAACCCATTCAAACGATGATGTGGAGCGCGTCATCTCTACTGCACGAGCCGTCGGATTTGAAAATATTAGTATAGATTTAATGTACGCCCTGCCGACACAAACTGTGAAAGAATGGGAAGAAACTATTGATCGTGCACTCGCACTAAATCTGCCGCATTACTCCGCGTATTCATTAATCGTGGAACCGAAAACCGTTTTCTATAATCGAATGGCAAAAGGGAAACTGCCACTGCCTGGTGTAGATGTAGAAGCAGAAATGTTCGCTATGGTGATTGACCGCATGAATGCGGCGAATCGCATACAATATGAAATTAGTAATTTCGCAATGCCGGACTATCCTTCATTTCATAATTTGATTTATTGGGAGAACGCACAGTATGCAGGAATTGGTGCAGGTGCGCATGGATATCTAGGAACACAACGTTACGCAAATGTTGGACCGCTTAGACATTATATTGATCAGTTAGAGAGCGGTCGGTTACCGATAAAAGAAACACATACCGTGACACGTGCTGAATCAATGGAAGAAGAAATGTTTTTAGGCTTGCGTAAACTGGAAGGGGTTTCCATTGAAACGTTTAAACAAAAATTTGCATCACCAGTAGAAGATATTTTCGGAAAACCTATTGAAAACTTGCAACAGCAAGGTCTGCTGGAAGTAACAGATGACCATCTCCGTCTAACTCGAAAAGGCGTTTTTCAAGGAAATTATGTTTTTGAACAATTTTTATTATAA
- the hrcA gene encoding heat-inducible transcriptional repressor HrcA, with amino-acid sequence MLTNRQLLILQLTVKDFVESAQPVGSRQLSKKPEAPFSSATIRNDMADLEDMGYLEKTHTSSGRVPSEKGYRFFVDHLLQPQALALEDSMQLRTLFQEKVGESEELIRKSATILSELTNYTSILLGPDTSTHAVKKFSIVPLDQQRAVAIIVTDNGHVENRIFDVPPGFTASEIEKTVNILNERLIGTSLVQLQQKLLQEAKHVFEQHIHQAEQLFSSLQQAIAVEPEERLYFGGKLNMWKQPEFHDFQKMKSFFELIEKGNPAMDLFQKNGQGIQVRIGSENKVINMEDYSVITSSYSAGGNMEGSIAIIGPKRMDYARVITLLDILSNDLSTALSRMTIGQDTDRRQDT; translated from the coding sequence ATGTTGACAAACAGACAATTGCTCATACTACAATTGACAGTGAAAGATTTTGTCGAGTCTGCACAACCTGTAGGTTCCAGACAGCTGTCAAAGAAGCCGGAAGCGCCATTTAGTTCGGCTACGATTCGGAATGACATGGCGGATCTGGAAGATATGGGTTATTTAGAAAAGACTCACACATCATCTGGAAGAGTACCTTCTGAAAAAGGCTATCGGTTTTTCGTGGATCATTTATTGCAACCACAAGCGTTAGCTCTTGAAGACAGTATGCAACTGCGTACACTGTTTCAGGAAAAGGTAGGGGAGTCGGAAGAGCTAATACGTAAATCTGCAACGATTTTATCGGAGTTGACGAATTACACATCGATTCTGCTCGGACCTGACACATCTACGCATGCCGTCAAAAAATTTTCCATTGTACCTTTAGATCAACAGCGAGCAGTCGCGATTATCGTAACAGATAATGGTCATGTGGAAAATAGAATATTCGATGTTCCACCAGGTTTCACTGCTTCGGAAATCGAGAAGACGGTCAATATTTTAAACGAACGCCTAATAGGCACCTCGCTCGTCCAGTTGCAGCAAAAGTTATTACAAGAAGCAAAGCATGTGTTTGAGCAACATATTCATCAAGCTGAACAGCTATTCAGTTCACTGCAGCAAGCAATCGCTGTAGAACCTGAAGAACGCCTATACTTCGGCGGAAAGTTGAATATGTGGAAACAACCTGAATTTCATGATTTCCAAAAAATGAAGTCATTCTTTGAATTGATTGAAAAAGGCAATCCTGCGATGGATCTTTTTCAGAAAAACGGACAAGGTATCCAAGTCCGAATCGGTTCTGAGAACAAAGTAATTAATATGGAAGATTATAGTGTGATTACTTCCTCGTACTCTGCAGGAGGGAATATGGAAGGTTCCATTGCAATTATTGGTCCGAAACGGATGGATTATGCTAGGGTAATTACGTTGCTTGACATTTTAAGCAATGATTTATCCACAGCACTCAGTCGAATGACGATCGGACAAGATACAGACAGGAGGCAAGACACGTGA
- the grpE gene encoding nucleotide exchange factor GrpE, whose protein sequence is MNEKEECNEQELEVNENTSEDEVTDTTEQPEEVEEVTVEDEQAKKIDELTKALEEEEGKRLRVLADMENVKRRASLDYQALQTYRAQNVMVNILPVLDNFERALAVEAKEAETKSMLTGMDMVYRSLIEALKSEGLEEIPALDQEFDPNFHQAVMTDHDEEKESGIVLEELQKGYKLKDRVLRPSMVKVNE, encoded by the coding sequence GTGAACGAAAAAGAAGAGTGTAACGAACAAGAACTTGAGGTAAACGAAAATACTTCAGAAGATGAAGTGACTGATACGACTGAACAGCCGGAAGAGGTTGAAGAAGTCACTGTAGAAGATGAACAAGCAAAAAAAATAGATGAACTAACGAAAGCTCTTGAAGAGGAAGAGGGCAAGAGACTTCGTGTCTTGGCTGATATGGAAAATGTTAAGCGAAGAGCTTCTCTCGATTACCAAGCATTGCAAACATATCGTGCGCAAAACGTAATGGTGAATATTTTACCGGTCCTTGATAACTTCGAACGTGCTCTTGCTGTAGAGGCAAAAGAAGCCGAGACGAAATCTATGCTAACGGGTATGGATATGGTGTATCGTTCATTAATAGAGGCTTTGAAATCAGAAGGTCTAGAAGAAATTCCAGCACTCGATCAAGAATTCGATCCGAACTTCCATCAAGCAGTAATGACTGATCATGATGAAGAAAAAGAGTCAGGTATTGTGTTAGAAGAACTGCAAAAAGGGTATAAACTGAAAGATCGTGTACTACGGCCATCGATGGTCAAAGTAAACGAATAA
- the dnaK gene encoding molecular chaperone DnaK: MSKIIGIDLGTTNSVVAVYEGGEAKVIPNPEGNRTSPSVVAFKNGERQVGEVAKRQSITNPNTIMSVKRHMGTDFKVEVDGKEYSPQEVSAMILQYMKGYAEEYLGEKVTKAVVTVPAYFNDAQRQATKDAGTIAGLEVERIINEPTAAALAYGLDKTEEDQTILVYDLGGGTFDVSILELGDGVFQVRATAGDNKLGGDDFDDIIMDYLVQEFRKENSIDLSKDKMAMQRLKDAAEKAKKDLSGVTSTQISLPFITAGDAGPLHMEITLTRGKFDELTADLVERSMVPTRQALKDADLSPSDIDRVILVGGSTRIPAVQEAIKKATGKEPFKGVNPDEVVAMGAAVQGSILTGDVKDVVLLDVTPLSLGIETMGSVFTKLIDRNTTIPTSKSQVFSTAADNQPAVDIHVLQGERPMATDNKTLGRFQLTDIPPAPRGVPQIEVTFDIDKNGIVNVKAKDLGTQKEQNITIQSSSGLSDEEIDQMVKDAEAHAEEDKKRKEEAELRNEADQLVFMAEKTLKDLEGKVDEAEVKEAETALEELKAANESGELEQIREKKEKLDGLVQALSVKLYEQAAAEAQAAQGDANPEDDGVVDADFEEVDDKDQK, from the coding sequence ATGAGTAAAATTATTGGTATTGACTTAGGTACAACAAACTCAGTAGTAGCAGTATATGAAGGCGGAGAAGCAAAAGTAATTCCTAACCCGGAAGGTAATCGTACATCACCATCTGTCGTTGCTTTTAAAAATGGTGAGCGTCAAGTAGGGGAAGTGGCTAAGCGTCAATCTATTACAAACCCTAATACGATTATGTCTGTGAAAAGACATATGGGTACAGACTTCAAAGTAGAAGTTGACGGTAAGGAGTATTCTCCGCAAGAAGTTTCTGCAATGATCTTACAATACATGAAAGGTTATGCAGAAGAGTATTTAGGCGAAAAAGTAACAAAAGCAGTAGTAACAGTACCGGCATACTTTAACGATGCGCAACGTCAAGCAACAAAAGATGCTGGAACAATCGCAGGACTGGAAGTTGAGCGTATTATTAACGAGCCGACAGCAGCAGCTCTTGCATACGGTTTGGATAAAACAGAAGAAGATCAAACCATTCTTGTCTATGACTTAGGTGGCGGTACGTTTGACGTATCGATCTTAGAACTTGGTGACGGTGTATTCCAAGTACGTGCAACTGCAGGAGATAACAAACTTGGTGGAGACGACTTTGACGACATCATTATGGATTACTTAGTACAAGAATTCCGCAAAGAAAATTCAATTGATTTGTCAAAAGATAAAATGGCAATGCAACGCCTGAAAGATGCAGCTGAAAAAGCGAAAAAAGATTTGTCAGGTGTTACATCTACACAAATTTCACTTCCGTTCATCACTGCAGGAGATGCTGGTCCGCTTCATATGGAAATTACATTAACTCGCGGGAAGTTCGATGAGTTAACTGCTGACCTTGTAGAGCGTTCTATGGTTCCTACACGTCAAGCACTTAAAGATGCAGACCTTTCTCCATCTGATATTGATCGTGTCATCCTTGTAGGTGGATCTACACGTATTCCAGCTGTTCAAGAAGCGATCAAAAAAGCAACAGGCAAAGAGCCGTTTAAAGGTGTTAACCCGGACGAAGTAGTAGCTATGGGTGCAGCAGTTCAAGGTTCTATCCTTACAGGAGATGTAAAAGACGTTGTACTATTAGACGTAACTCCGCTTTCTTTAGGTATTGAAACAATGGGTTCTGTTTTCACAAAACTAATTGACCGTAACACAACAATCCCTACAAGTAAGTCACAAGTATTCTCGACAGCGGCAGATAACCAGCCGGCTGTAGATATTCATGTGCTTCAAGGGGAACGTCCAATGGCTACAGATAACAAAACATTAGGTCGTTTCCAATTAACGGATATTCCACCAGCACCACGTGGCGTTCCGCAAATCGAAGTAACATTTGATATCGATAAAAACGGTATCGTAAATGTTAAAGCGAAAGATCTAGGTACACAAAAAGAACAAAATATTACGATCCAATCTAGTTCAGGTCTTTCTGACGAAGAAATTGATCAAATGGTCAAAGATGCGGAAGCTCATGCAGAAGAAGACAAGAAACGCAAAGAAGAAGCAGAGTTACGCAACGAAGCGGATCAGTTAGTGTTCATGGCAGAAAAGACACTTAAAGATCTAGAAGGTAAAGTGGACGAAGCTGAAGTAAAAGAAGCAGAAACTGCACTTGAAGAATTAAAAGCAGCGAATGAATCTGGTGAACTTGAGCAAATTCGCGAAAAGAAAGAAAAGCTTGATGGGTTAGTTCAGGCGCTTTCTGTGAAATTGTATGAGCAGGCAGCTGCAGAAGCGCAAGCAGCACAAGGCGATGCAAATCCAGAAGACGATGGCGTAGTCGATGCTGACTTTGAAGAAGTAGACGATAAAGACCAAAAGTAA
- the dnaJ gene encoding molecular chaperone DnaJ has translation MSKRDYYDVLGVSKSATKEEIRKAYRKLSKQYHPDLNKAEDAEVKFKEVTEAFEVLSDENKRAEYDQYGHAGPSQGFGGFGGGGGEGFGFEDIFSTFFGGSGRRRDPNAPQKGNDLQYTMTVDFMDAIFGKETEIEIPREEECTTCDGTGAKKGTSVKTCTTCNGAGEVSVTQNTPFGQVVNRRTCSTCQGTGKIIPEKCPTCHGKGRVTKNKVIKVSIPAGVDQGQRLRVGGQGEAGINGGPPGDLYIVFNVRPHNRFIREEDDIILELTLTFPQAALGDELEVPTVHGKVKLKIPAGTQNGTNFRLRGKGVPNVHGHGVGDQHVIVRVATPKKMTEKQKELLREFASIEGESPDEYSSSFFDKIKRTFKGE, from the coding sequence ATGAGTAAAAGAGATTATTATGATGTGCTAGGAGTTTCTAAATCCGCTACAAAGGAAGAAATTCGTAAAGCGTATCGAAAATTATCAAAACAGTATCATCCAGACTTGAACAAAGCGGAAGACGCTGAAGTGAAGTTTAAAGAAGTGACAGAAGCTTTTGAAGTGTTAAGTGATGAAAATAAACGTGCAGAATATGACCAATACGGTCATGCAGGTCCTTCACAAGGGTTCGGCGGATTTGGCGGCGGTGGTGGAGAAGGTTTCGGTTTTGAAGATATTTTCAGTACGTTCTTTGGCGGCAGCGGTAGAAGAAGAGATCCGAATGCCCCTCAAAAAGGAAACGACCTTCAATATACGATGACTGTAGACTTCATGGATGCCATTTTCGGGAAAGAAACTGAAATTGAAATTCCGCGTGAAGAAGAGTGTACAACATGTGATGGAACAGGTGCGAAAAAAGGTACGAGTGTCAAAACATGTACGACATGTAATGGAGCAGGTGAAGTTTCAGTCACGCAAAATACGCCGTTCGGTCAAGTAGTGAACCGCAGAACATGTTCAACTTGTCAAGGAACAGGTAAAATTATTCCTGAAAAATGTCCGACCTGTCATGGGAAAGGCCGCGTAACGAAAAATAAAGTGATTAAAGTAAGTATTCCTGCTGGAGTAGATCAAGGTCAACGTTTGCGAGTAGGTGGCCAAGGGGAAGCTGGTATTAATGGTGGACCTCCAGGAGATCTATACATTGTCTTTAATGTCCGTCCACATAATCGATTTATTCGTGAAGAAGACGACATTATTTTGGAGCTTACCTTAACATTCCCGCAAGCCGCACTTGGAGATGAATTAGAAGTTCCGACTGTACATGGCAAAGTGAAGCTGAAAATCCCGGCAGGTACACAGAACGGTACTAATTTCCGTCTGCGCGGAAAAGGAGTTCCTAACGTTCATGGTCATGGCGTAGGTGATCAGCACGTAATTGTGCGAGTGGCGACACCAAAGAAAATGACAGAAAAACAAAAAGAGTTATTGCGTGAATTCGCTTCAATTGAAGGTGAATCACCGGATGAGTATTCAAGCTCGTTCTTCGATAAAATCAAACGCACATTTAAAGGCGAATGA
- the prmA gene encoding 50S ribosomal protein L11 methyltransferase, translating to MKWSEVSVHTTHEATEAVANILHEAGASGVVIEDSEEPDKERVNVYGELYALDKDDFPSEGVIIKAYLPVNSFINETVQELELEIEGLREFSLDPGRFTIGITEVDEQDWENSWKQYYHPVKISKRFTIVPTWEDYTPVETDELLIELDPGMAFGTGTHPTTVLCLQALEKYLQPDQTVVDVGTGSGVLAIGAALLGAKQITALDLDEVAVRAAQENVQYNHVEDRITVLQANLLDAIEKQPDLIIANILADIIMSFSKDAYDIVKPGGLFITSGIIGQKRDEVRNNLLSHGFEIVETVLMEDWVAIIARKGSE from the coding sequence GTGAAATGGTCTGAAGTTTCCGTCCACACGACACATGAAGCGACTGAAGCAGTAGCAAATATATTGCATGAGGCAGGAGCGAGCGGAGTCGTTATTGAAGATTCCGAAGAGCCAGATAAAGAGCGGGTTAATGTGTACGGTGAGCTCTATGCCTTGGATAAAGACGACTTTCCAAGTGAAGGGGTCATTATTAAAGCGTATTTGCCGGTAAATAGTTTCATTAACGAAACTGTACAAGAGCTAGAACTCGAAATTGAAGGATTACGGGAATTTTCTTTGGATCCGGGCCGCTTTACAATCGGTATCACAGAAGTCGATGAGCAGGACTGGGAAAATTCGTGGAAACAATATTACCATCCGGTGAAAATCTCTAAACGCTTTACAATCGTCCCTACGTGGGAAGACTATACACCTGTCGAAACAGATGAGTTACTCATTGAATTGGATCCAGGCATGGCATTCGGAACGGGGACACATCCTACGACTGTCTTATGTTTGCAGGCATTGGAAAAGTACTTACAACCTGATCAAACTGTAGTCGACGTGGGAACAGGTTCAGGTGTTCTAGCAATCGGTGCAGCTTTACTTGGTGCAAAGCAAATTACAGCTCTTGATCTGGACGAAGTGGCGGTTCGCGCAGCGCAGGAAAACGTTCAATACAATCACGTAGAAGATCGGATTACAGTCTTACAAGCGAATTTACTCGATGCGATTGAAAAACAACCCGACTTGATCATCGCAAATATTTTGGCTGATATTATTATGTCATTCTCAAAAGATGCTTATGATATAGTGAAACCAGGCGGATTGTTCATCACATCCGGGATCATCGGTCAAAAACGTGATGAAGTACGTAATAATTTACTATCTCACGGATTTGAAATTGTGGAGACAGTATTAATGGAAGACTGGGTTGCGATTATTGCCCGTAAAGGTAGTGAATAA
- a CDS encoding 16S rRNA (uracil(1498)-N(3))-methyltransferase, whose product MQRYFIDQSFDEHGRAVISGDDSKHIVKVMRMTPGQQLLIVHDKVAFISTIEEILADQVIVSRQQELTQQTEMPVDVTLVCGLPKGDKLDLITQKGTELGMKRLIPLTTSRSIVKWDAKKSDKRIERLQKIAKEAAEQCHRNEIPEILPVQSVKQLITYADTFDVKLFADEEDAKSNHPHKIADRLKNVYHGQSIVVVFGSEGGLAREEAVLLEEAGFLPMSLGPRILRTETAPLYTLSAMSYEFE is encoded by the coding sequence ATGCAACGTTATTTTATTGATCAGTCTTTTGACGAGCATGGCCGCGCTGTGATCAGTGGGGACGACAGCAAACATATCGTCAAAGTAATGCGCATGACTCCTGGGCAACAGCTATTGATTGTCCACGATAAGGTCGCTTTCATCTCAACTATAGAAGAAATTTTGGCAGATCAAGTAATTGTTTCAAGACAACAAGAATTGACTCAACAAACGGAAATGCCGGTAGATGTGACGCTCGTTTGCGGGTTGCCTAAAGGAGATAAACTCGACTTGATCACGCAAAAAGGAACGGAACTCGGTATGAAACGTCTCATACCTTTAACGACTAGCCGATCCATTGTGAAATGGGATGCCAAAAAGAGTGATAAACGTATAGAACGTCTGCAAAAAATAGCAAAAGAAGCAGCTGAACAATGTCATCGCAATGAAATACCGGAAATTCTTCCAGTACAATCAGTGAAACAATTGATTACTTACGCTGACACGTTCGATGTGAAATTATTCGCAGATGAAGAAGACGCGAAAAGCAATCATCCACATAAGATTGCAGACCGATTGAAAAACGTGTATCATGGACAATCGATAGTTGTTGTCTTTGGTTCAGAAGGAGGACTGGCAAGGGAAGAAGCTGTCTTGTTGGAAGAAGCAGGTTTTCTGCCGATGTCCTTAGGTCCAAGAATCCTACGTACAGAAACAGCTCCTTTGTATACATTGTCCGCTATGTCTTATGAATTCGAATGA
- the mtaB gene encoding tRNA (N(6)-L-threonylcarbamoyladenosine(37)-C(2))-methylthiotransferase MtaB has protein sequence MSSVAFHTLGCKVNHYETEAIWQLFQDAGYERVEFDENSDVYVINTCTVTNTGDKKSRQVIRRAIRKNPDAVICVTGCYAQTSPAEIMAIPGVDIVVGTQDRTKLLGLIEQFREERQPINAVRNIMKNRVYEELDVPSFTDRTRASLKIQEGCNNFCTFCIIPWARGLMRSRDPQEVIHQAQQLVDAGYLEIVLTGIHTGGYGEDLKDCNLAQLLRDLESQVKGLKRLRISSIEASQLTDEVIDVLRESEIIVRHLHIPIQSGSNTVLKRMRRKYTMEFFSERLTRLNEALPDLAITSDVIVGFPGETEEEFMETYNFIRDHKFSELHVFPYSKRTGTPAARMEDQIDESIKNERVHRLITLNDQLAKDYAARFEGEVLEVIPEERYKLNPEKNLYEGYTDNYLKVVLPADESMVGQIVRVKLTKAGYPYNEGQPVRILEDEKILI, from the coding sequence ATGTCTTCAGTTGCTTTTCATACATTAGGCTGCAAAGTAAATCATTATGAAACGGAAGCAATTTGGCAACTGTTTCAAGATGCAGGCTACGAGAGAGTAGAGTTTGATGAAAATTCCGATGTTTATGTGATTAATACATGTACTGTAACGAACACGGGAGATAAAAAGAGCCGACAAGTGATTCGGCGTGCGATTCGAAAAAATCCAGATGCAGTCATTTGTGTAACAGGTTGCTACGCGCAGACATCCCCCGCTGAAATTATGGCAATACCTGGTGTGGATATTGTCGTAGGCACACAAGACCGTACAAAATTGCTTGGATTGATTGAGCAATTTCGTGAAGAGCGTCAGCCGATCAATGCTGTACGCAATATTATGAAAAATCGCGTCTATGAAGAGCTGGATGTTCCTTCCTTCACAGACCGTACGCGTGCGTCTTTAAAAATTCAAGAAGGATGCAATAACTTCTGCACATTTTGCATCATTCCATGGGCTCGCGGCTTAATGCGCTCCCGAGATCCACAAGAAGTCATCCACCAAGCGCAACAATTAGTGGATGCGGGTTATTTGGAAATCGTTCTAACTGGCATTCACACGGGCGGCTACGGTGAAGACTTGAAAGATTGCAACTTAGCCCAGTTACTACGTGATTTGGAAAGCCAAGTGAAAGGCTTGAAACGTCTGCGTATTAGTTCAATCGAAGCGAGTCAACTAACAGATGAAGTGATTGACGTATTACGTGAATCCGAAATTATTGTCCGTCATTTACATATTCCTATTCAATCCGGTTCAAATACGGTATTGAAGCGGATGCGTCGTAAATATACGATGGAATTTTTCTCAGAGCGTTTAACTCGTCTAAATGAAGCACTACCAGATTTAGCGATTACATCTGACGTAATCGTCGGCTTCCCGGGTGAAACAGAAGAAGAGTTTATGGAGACGTATAATTTTATCCGTGATCATAAATTTTCTGAACTGCACGTATTCCCTTATTCCAAGAGAACGGGTACACCAGCAGCGCGCATGGAAGACCAAATCGATGAAAGTATTAAAAATGAACGCGTCCATCGGTTGATTACATTAAACGATCAGCTAGCGAAAGACTATGCTGCTCGTTTTGAGGGCGAAGTATTAGAAGTGATTCCGGAAGAACGGTACAAGCTGAACCCGGAAAAAAATCTATACGAAGGCTATACAGACAACTATTTGAAAGTGGTCTTGCCAGCAGATGAATCGATGGTAGGTCAAATCGTTCGAGTAAAACTCACAAAGGCAGGGTATCCTTATAACGAAGGCCAACCTGTGCGCATACTAGAAGACGAAAAAATTCTGATTTGA